The Peptacetobacter hiranonis DNA window TGTTTTTGTCTTGCTTCAATTTCAGCAGGTATCCCTGATGTGATATCGTTACATAATGAATCAAATCTATCAAGTATAGATACAATTCTTTCTTGTTCTTCTATTGAAGGTAGCATAATTTCAATACCACCCAATTTGCTTGGTGTTACTTCAATTACCTTTGTACCATGTGCTAATTTTTTCTTCTGCCCAAAGAATGAACTTGAACGGAAGAAGTACGACATATATTTTGCATTCTGATTATGTTTGATGATTGCCGTATGACCACTAACTGCAATTTCTTCATCTCCAAGCCATGCAGTACAAGAACATACATCTTCAATATTCTCACTAGTAACCGCCATAACAATATCACCTGTTTTTGCGGTTTTTGATTTTTCAAATACTTCATCATTAACAAAAGTTAATGTTTTATCCGAAGAAACACCAAAGTGTGTGTAAATCTGACCATAATGAATACAAGGTTTTCCATTTTCTACAAAGTCCTTTTTCTGTAAATTACCACCACGTGAAATTGTTGCAATATCATCCAATTTAACAGGACAATAACCAAAAACATACTGAATAAGTTTAATTATTGCTTGTCTGTCTGTCTGTCTGTCTGTCTGTCTGTCTGTCTGTCTGTCTGTCTGTCTGTCTGTCTGTCTGTCTGTCTGTCTGTCGCGATTATCTTACCAGTTTCAGCAAATGTCAATAGTAAATCACGATAATATTCATACTGTTTTTGTCTTGCTTCAATTTCTGCTGGCAGACCAATCTTAAGATCAGAACAGATAGCATCAAAATTGTCAAGAACATCTGCTATTCTTCTCTGAATATCAATAGTTGGATATTTTATTACAATTTTACCAATATCATCTTTGTTAATTTTAATTGGAACAGCATGGTGAAGAGTTCTTTTTGCTAATTCCTTTGTTCCTAAGCTACTCTCTATATAATGTTTTAAATATCTAACATCTAAAAGTTTTTTATTAGGTCGTATTAAAGCCAATGATACATAATAGGCTAGATCTTTAGGTTGTGTCATAATTGCACATTTTCCAATTGAACCAATTCTAGTCATAAACAAATCATCAACTTGTGGTTTGATTTTATATTTTGAATAGGCTTCTTCACTAATAAACTTATTACTAGAATAGATATCGTCTATATTTTCAACACTTATAAAAGGAATACCTTTTGATTTGTACTCTGGCGTTTGATGTGTGCCATCATAAATCTCAGCTATTTCATTTAATTTAGAAACATTTGATTTCACTATATTTATTGAGATTAATTCATTTCTATAATATTCATATTGTTTCTTACGAGCTGTAAGCTCGGCTGCAAGCTCTTTTATAAGCTCTTTTGTAAGTAACGTGAAAGAGTCCAAGATACGGACTATTTCACGTTGTACCTCCAAAGGAGGTACAGCAATAGCTATACTTGATACTTTTTTTGTATTTATAGTTGGCACACCACCCTCACTTTGCATAGCACTTATTTTTTCCTCATTATTTTTCAAATATTCATATATGTATTTACTATCTATTTTCTTTTCATATTTACTAATCGGAATAATAGAAAAGCATTTATCATTTAGATAAAAATCAACTTCAATGTAATTAACAAACCCCGAATTAGCACCTACTCTTGATATTGTAACAGTATTAGCTTTTCTATTTGATAAATGATATAATCCCATAGGTTCTTTTCCACCACTTATAATAGGATATTTTCCATTTTCTGTAATATCCTTCTTTGTGATTCCTTTTCCCGTTTTTATCTCACATATATCACCCAAATATTTATATTCCACACCATTAGGACACAACTCTTTAATTAATTCTTCTAATTTACTCATTTACTGCACCTCTATTTCTGCAATAATTTCATCGATTGCTTTTCTTAATGCTTCTTCACGAGCAACAATTTCTTTAATTTCCGCATTAAGTTTTACAATATCAATCTTTTCTCTTGTATCTTCTGCTTCAACATAAGTAGATACAGAAAGATTATAGTCATTTTCTGCAACTTCATCATATGTAGCAAGATGCGAGAAGTGTTTAACCTCATTACGATTTGCAAAACAGTCCACAATCTTATCCATATTTTCTTGCGTCATATGATTGTTATTTGTTGCCTTAACAAATTCATTAGTTGCATCAATAAATAACGTTCTATTATCTGATTTGTTTTTCTTAAGTACCATGATACAAGTTGCAATGGAAGTACCAAAGAATAGATTAGAAGGTAACTGTATAATACAGTCTACAAAGTTATTGTCAATTAAGTATTTACGTATTTTCTGTTCTGCACCACCACGATACATAATTCCTGGGAAACATACGATTGCAGCAGTTCCATTTGGAGCAAGCCAAGAAAGACTGTGCATTATAAATGCTAAGTCTGCTTTACTCTTTGGTGCAAGTACTCCTGCAGGAGCAAAACGTGGATCATTTATAAGTAATGGATTATCATTCCCAGCCCATTTTATAGAATAAGGTGGATTTGAAACAATTAATTCAAAAGGTTCATCATCCCAATGAGCAGGTGCTGTAAGTGTATCCTCACAAGCTATATTAAATTTATCAAAACCTATATCGTGTAAAAACATGTTAATTCTACATAAGTTATAAGTTGTAATATTTATCTCTTGCCCGTAGAATCCATTGCGAATTTTATCCTTCCCAAGTAACTTTTCCGCTTTTAAAAGTAGCGAACCTGAACCACATGCTGGATCATATACCTTATTAATTTCAGTTTTTCCAACAGTACCAAGTCTTGTAAGAAGCTCTGATACATCAGCAGGAGTAAAGAACTCTCCACCGGATTTACCTGCATTTGACGCATACATTGTCATAAGATACTCATAAGCATCACCAAAAGCATCTATATCGTGATTCTTAACATAACCAAGATTCATATCAGCTATACCATCAAGAAGTTTGCAAAGTTTTTCGTTTCTCTTTGCGACAGTTGAGCCAAGTTTATTATTATTAACATCAAAGTCATCAAAAAGACCAGCAAAATCTGATTCTGATTCGCTACCTTTTGCAGATTCTTCTATATGACGAAATACCCTTTCAAGTGTTTCATTAAGATTATCATCATCTTTTGCTTTTGCTCTTACATTACAAAATAGCTCAGACGGAAGAATGAAAAATCCTTTTTCCTCAATAAGACCTTCTCTCGCTTCTTCAGCGTATTCATCTGATAAGCAAGCGTAGTCAAAATCTGTATCGCCTGCTTCTCTTTCTCCTTCATTAATATAGTTTGTTATATTTTCAGAAATATATCTATAAAACATCGTGCCAAGCACATAGTTTTTAAAATCCCAACCATCTACTGCACCACGTAATTCATCAGCGATTGCCCAGATAGCACGATGAAGCTCATCACGTTCCTGTTCTTTTTTATTATCAATTGCCATTTTTTAATCTTCCTTTCCGATATTAGTATATTATTATTTAAGTTAATAAGAATATATATTGGGTTTCACAAAATCTTTTATTCACTTAAATAAGACATAATAATTTTATCAATTTATTTATTTTAATTATTATATAGCTTAATCATAGCATACAGAAATTAATTTTACTATATTATTTATCATTTTTTATAGAACATAAATTTTATCTTCTTAATTATAAGAAATTTTTCCAAAAAAATAGCATAGCCGATTTTTTACGACTATGCCACCTTTTTAATTTAATAAAGTCTATGCTTTCTACTTCCATTAACAATTATTATTTTTTATTCGTTCAATTTTTATAATTCTATACTCTTAAATTCAATAAACTTTTTTCCTACTGATTTAATACTCTCAATAATTTTTCCTTCTTCTTATCATCCACAAACAATGCATTAACAGAATGGGCATAAACCTTTCTAAACTCTTCCTCACCAAAACCAAACACATCTCTGCAAACCTCAAACTCATCTGACATAGATGTATTAGAAACAGTTCTATTATCTGTATTCACAGAAATCTTAATTCCATCATCTAAAAATCTTCTGATTGGATGATTTTTCATAGAATCTACAGCCTTAGTTTGAACATTACTTGTCGGACAAATCTCAAGCATCACACCTTTTTCCTTCACTAAATTATACGTTTCCTCATTATTCTCTATCCTAACTCCATGCCCAATTCTCTCAGCACCAAGCTTTTCAATAGAATCTATAACATTCTGTGCAGAAGCTGCTTCACCTGCGTGAACAGTTATATGATATCCGTATTCTTTAGCAAGTTTCATAGCATTTACAAACTTATCTGCAAATCCTTCTTCTTCACCGCCAGCTAAATCCACAGCAGACACACCTTTACCGATAAACTTTTTACCAGCTTCAATTGTTTCTATCGCATCTTCCTCGCTAAGATGCTTCATACAACAAAGAATCAAAGTCGCTTCTATATTAAAGAACATCTCAGCTCTCTTAATCCCGTTTATCGCACTCTGAATAACCTCTTTCTGGCTCATACCATTTTTAGTATGTAGCACCGGCGCAAACCTAATTTCCATATACTTCACATTCTCAAAAAGTGCGTCCTCCATAAGCTCAAACACAATCTTTTCTATATTTTCACCACTCTGCATAACAGCTAGTGGAAGATCAAACCTCTTCAAATACTCATCAAGAGAACTACACTCCATTGGAGCAATAGAAAGCTTCTCAATCTCCTCTAAATCATAAGAAGGAAGCTCAATACCATCCTTCTTAGCTAAATCTATAATAGTCTTTGGTCTAACACTACCATCCAAATGACAATGTAACTCAATCTTAGGAATATGATGACAATCCATAACTAAAACCTCACTTTCTTCAACTTTTACCATGCCACCAAAATAAAATAAATTTAATTAATTTAAAAATGTGGCTGATTGTGGACTTTTACCAAAGCCACGTTATTTTTGGAGAAGTTATAATTACTTTTCTCGACAATCTGCAGACGTGGGTTTTAATTACAACAAAACATATTATCTACACGCACGTCGAAGCCTGGAGAGAAAGTAATTATAATTCGAACAAAAAAGGGGCTTTGTAAAATCCACAACAGCCCCTCATCTTTCAAATTAATAAATTATTTTATTTTAGATACTACTCCATCTATTATTTTTTCTATTTTTTCACTAGTTTCGTTTACACCATTGTGAGTTATATCTATAACTTCTTTGCTCATTGGTAACTCAGCTAATAAATCTAATCCTAAACCTTCAAGGAATCCATCTGTTCCTTCACCTTCGAATAATTTTATCTTCTTACCACAGTCTGGACATTCTATATAACTCATATTTTCAACAACACCATATACAGGTATATCCATTTTCTTAGCCATATTAACAGCTTTTGAAACTATCATAGATACAAGATCCTGAGGTACAGAAACCATAACAGTTCCGTTTATTGGTATATTCTGCATAACTGTTAAAGCTACATCACCTGTTCCTGGAGGCATATCTATTAATAGATAATCTAAATCTCCCCATATTACGTCTGTGTAGAACTGTTTAACAACTCCACCTAATATTGGACCTCTCCAGATAACTGGTTCATTTTCATCATCCATCATAAGATTTATAGACATAACTTTTATTCCGTTACCATTAACAACTGGGAATATACTTTCTCCATCGCTTAAAGCTTTAGCATCTTTAACTCCCATAAGTCTTGGTATACTTGGTCCAGTTATATCAGCATCTAATATACCTACTGAATATCCCTGTTTTGCTAACTGATTAGCAGTAAGAGCAGTTATAGTAGACTTACCAACTCCTCCTTTACCACTCATTATACCTATTATTTTACCTATATGATTCTGTGGGTTATTTTCTATTGAACAGTGTTCCTTATTATTACATGACCCTTTTGATGGGCAATTACTACAATTTGACATTTTTCATTCCTCCATTGTGTTACTTTTAAAGTAATTCATTTTTATTATTTTTTTACTTTACATATATATTGTAGTACAGTTTTTAATTAAAGTCATTAAATTTTTTAAGTTTATTTTTAGACAATCACAAAAAAAGACTGCTGCAAAATATGCAACAGTCCCTTCATATATTTCTAAATCTATTCCGTTTTTATATAATCTATTTTTTCTTACCTAACTCTTACCTAATATTTATCTCCAAATTATTTTAATGAATTGAATTTCTCTGCTATATTTGAGCAGTGGTCAGAAATTCTTTCGAAGTTAGTTAATAAGTCTAGGAATAATATTCCTGAATCTACAGTACAAACACCGTCTCCAAGTCTCTTTAAATGTTCATTTCTGTACTGTTTAACTAACATATTAACTTCTTCCTCAGTTTTTTCTATTTCATCATATAAATCATGATTTTTAGTATTTATATACTCTATTGATGAATCTATATTCTTTAATAGTAACGCTGCTATTTCATCTATCTCACTCTTAGCTACATCAGAGAATTTTGTATCTCCGTCTACTGCTAATTTATCTATTTCTGCTATATTTTCCGCATGATCTGAAATTCTTTCTAAGTCGTTTACTACATGGAATAATAAATCTGCTTTAATTCTCTCATCACTATTTATATTAGTATTAGATAATTTTAGTAAGTAGTTTAATATACTCTTATGTAGTGTATTTACTGTTGTTTCATAAGTAAATGCTTTATCTATCGCTTTTGAATCTCTAGTTCTAAGACCTTCCATCGCATAAGTATATGCTTTTTTAGCTTTTTCACCCATTCTTGCAACTTCCTGAACAGTGTTTCCAAGAGCTATTGAAGGAGTTTCAAACATTCTTTCGTCTATGTATTTAGTAGTATTAGCTGTAGCTAATTCTATTTCTTCTTCTTTAACTGGAACTAATCTTTCTGCTAATTTAACTATGTATTTAGAGAAAGGTAGTAATATTATAACGTTTATAAGATTGAATAGTGTATGTGCATTTGCTATCTGTCTAGCTGTGTTAGCTGGATCTAGATGCTGAACAACTGCAACTATTGGTTTATTAAGCACTAACATGAATAATAATGTACCTATTACGTTGAATGATAAGTGCATTACTGCTGCTCTTTTTGCATTTCTACTAGCACCTAAACTTGATATAAGTGAAGTTACACAAGTACCTATGTTGTCCCCGTAAAGTATAGGTAATGCTGCTGTTATTGGAACTAGTCCCTGTGATGCAAGTGCTATCAGCATACCCATTGACGCTGAAGAACTCTGAACTATACCTGTTATTGCGAACCCTGCTAATATTCCAAGTATTGGATTTTTACTTAAGAATAATAACGCATCTCTAAAACTCTGTAATTCTGATAAAGGAGCAACTGCTTCTTTCATAAATTCCATACCTGTAAATAAAAGACCAAAACCGATTAATATTTCTGCTACCTGTTTTGTTTTTTCTTTAGATGTAAACATATAGAATATAATACCGATACCTAGTGCTATTGGAGCTATGTCCTCTAAGCTAAATGAAACTAACTGAGCTGTTACTGTTGTACCTATATTAGCCCCCATTATAACACCTATTGCCTGAGATAATGTCATTATCCCTGCATTAACGAAACCAACTACCATTACTGTAGTTGCACTTGAACTCTGTATGATTCCTGTTACTACTGTCCCTACAAGTACACCCATTACAACGTTACTTGTAAGCATTTCTATTATTTTTTTAAGTTTGCTTCCTGCAGCTTTCTGAAGTCCCTCTCCCATTACTGTCATTCCGTACAGGAACATTCCTAAACCGCCTAATAAAGTGATTGCTGTCTGCATTTCTTCCTCCTTGAAAATAGATTATATATTTTATTATTTTTTGTTTTCTTTTGGTTCCCTCACCAAACAACATATTTATAATAACAAATTACAAATTTAAAAGAATTAAGAAAAAGTTAAGTAGTAGTTAAGTGTATGTTAAGTTGTTAATTCTATGTTAAGTTTATTAAAAAAGTGCTATTTTTAGGCCACAACTGTGTTATATCTATGTTCAGAATCTTAGTTTACTTTAAGAAAATGTTATTTTCTGTTAAATTTATGTTTTTTAGAAGCAACTTAATTAAATAAGTTACCTAAAACTGATTCTTTTTCCTAATCATCTCATCAAGCTCCTCTTTGCTATATTTATACACCGTCTGCTCAAAGTTGATAAACTTGTTCCTATTTTTTCTAGCACCATAATTATCTATTTTAGTGCTACCATTGACACTCTTATAATCAGATTGTAACGCTGCCATCAAGAACGCACATTTATTATCTACATTCCTATTTTTAGTAAGCTCTATCTTTTCACGCAAATAATCACAACCTTTTTCCTTGCTCATCAAAATATTAATAACTTTACTAGCATAACTATCTGTATACGAATATCCTAAAAACTCTTTTAATATACCTTTTGTTTCTATAGCAACCACCATCTTCCCTGGTTGTTGTGTAATAAATGTAGTTTTAGTTGTGTTGTTATTGGTATTGGTTGTGACAATCTGTCCATTTGCATTATGACAAGTTGTCACATTGCAAGATGACAGTCTGTCACAATGCATTTCACCATCTTGACAATATGCATCATGACAATTTGTCATACTAATTTCCATATTCTCTCTTATATTTTCTACTTCATATTTATTAAATAACTCACTCTTTTCATCAACAATTTCATTAAATTTATCGTAATCTATACTGTACCATTTTGTTCTGTCAAATCCCACTTTATTAAAATTGCCTACTATTAAAATACCTTTCTCCTCTAATGATTCAAAAATTCTCTTAACTGTCCTCTCGCTCCAAAAATAGAAATATCTCTCACGCCATTTTTTTATACTGTTAAATGTCCAGTATCTACCATTTTTGTAATTTATGTTGTTTTCTCTGTTTTTATTTATCCAGTAGTCCACCATCCCCAAAACAAGCGCCTCATTAATACCTAAAACAGCTGCCATCTTTGGACCTGCTCTAAATACAAAATCATTTTCTATCATCGTTTTCATAGAATTCTTCCTCCTAACTTTTTTACAATCTTTCTAAATACAATCTATCATTAGAAGGATTCATCTGTCTTTTTTCAAGTGACATTTCACTTTTTCTTTGGAAAAATGACACCTTGTTTTTTTTACTTTATTTTGTGAAATTGCAATATTGAACACAAAAAAATAAGATATTAAACCATTTATTGAAATTCAGGTTAATATCTTATTTTTTATTTTTTTAATTTATATAATCCCAGTTACTTTTAGTACAAGCAAGAATAATGCAAATAATATACTCGGTTTTACAATTCTCGCACCATTTTTCATTACAAGCCCAGCACCTATATATCCTCCTATCATGTTGCATATTGCAGCTACTATCCCAATCATAAACATTACTTGCCCGTTCAAAATAAAGATAATAAGTGCGGTAATATTTGTTGTAAGGTTTATCACTTTCGCCTGTGCATTTGATGTTTTTACACTCATTTTTGCAAATACAGTGAACGCTATTATTAAAAATGTTCCCGTTCCTGGTCCATAAAATCCATCATATATCCCTATGAAAAACGCTGCTACACATGCGGTTACATATGTGCGTTTATCCAAAACAATCTCATCAGAACCATAATCGTGGAATGTTTTTTTATTAAGCACAAAAAATGCAGATATTGGTAAAACCAAAACTAAAACGTATATCATCACTTTATCATCTACAAGCAAAGAAATATGTGCTCCAATTGATGAACCAATAATTGCTGCAATAACTGCTGGTACCGCCAATTTGAAGTTTACCAATTTATTTTTAATAAATCGCAAAGTAGCAAGTGTAGTCCCAAATGTAGAGGACATCTTGTTCGTTGCAATTGCTGTATGTGGTGGAAGTCCTGCAATTAAATACGCAGGAAGAGAAATCAGTCCACCTCCACCACCAATTGCATCTATTAAACCTGCCAAAAACAAAAATGGGCAGATAATTATAAATGTCTTTAATGTAATTTCCATTTACCCCTCCTTTTAATCCTTCAATCGTACTCTTAATTTATATTTTTATTATATCAAATTTATTTCATTTTTTATAATTATTTACACTTTCAGTTTATAGACTTTAATTTCGTTTTATGCTAAAATATTCTTTGCAAAAATTTAGAACGTAAGGAGATGTTTGTTCTTGTTTAACTATATAAAATTCCGGATTATGCAGATTTTCGGATTTATCTCATCAATTCCACAGCTGAATAAGTTTAGAAAGGATCCAGACAAATACACATCTGATGAAAAGTTCGCTTTTCTAAAAAAATTAGCTGCTAAATCATTAAAAAAGGTTAAAATCAATGTAAATGTAATCGGTAGAGAGAGAATTCCAAAAGAACCTGTTCTTTTCGTTATTAACCACTCTAGTATGCTTGATAGCTATATATTAGTAGATAGTGTTGATAGGGGTATCGGTTGTGTAATTGCAGATGAGCCAGTTTGGAGAAAGATTCCTATCGCAAGCAAGTGGATTGAACTTTCAAAATGTGTGTTTATCAACAGAAAAAATAATCGTGAAGGTATGAAGGCAATAAATCAAGCTGCTGACAATATAAAAAATAATCACTCTATGGCTATCTTCCCAGAAGGTGATTTAACTTGGGTTAAAGACGACAATGCATATATCTCAGACTTTAGATCTGGTGCATTAAAAATCGCTTACAAAGCAAAATGCCCTATTGTTCCAATGGTTATAAAAAATTCTAAAGGAACTTATGAAGGTTATCAGCCAGTTGGAAAAATCAACTCTAAAGATGTTGAAGTTGAATTCTTAAATCCAGTTTACAAACACATAGAAAATCCAAGATACAAAACTGTAGAGCTTGGAGAAGAAATCAGAGAATCAATGATTGAAAAAATGAGAGAATTTGACAATGCTAAATGCGAACGTGCTGCTGTTTAGTATTTTATAATTAGATATTATTATATTTATAGAAGTTATCGTAATTATATTATGGTAACTTCTTTTTTTATTATTTTAGAGAACTTGATAAATTATTTCGAATTATATTACAATTTTGTATCTTTTGATATTAATTCTTTTGTGAATATCCTTTTCATAGTATAATAAACTAAACAAAATAAATTGGAAGTGATATATATGTTATAAAAAAGACTTCTATTATTTAAAAAGATTTCTCGAAAGGAGAATTGTTATGAAAAAAAATCTTGTTTTAGCATCAATTTTAGCAGTATCTCTTCTAGCAGCAGGTTGCTCTCAGGCTGGAAAAGTATCTGATGTAACTCCAGTAACATTGACAGAAAGAGAAAAACAGATTGCAGCTTTATCAGGGGAATATCCATTTGTAGTGGATGTAAACTACCCAGAATATGTTAAAGGAACAGTGCTTTCTTATGAAGTTTGGAAAAATGGCTCTATGGTAGAAAACAATGTGGTTATGTTTGGTGGATCTGCTGACGAAAACAATAAAGAATCATTTACTATGATTTACGATATAGATGATGATTGGAAAAACTGTAAACTAAACCTATCATCAACTTCTGCTCGTACTAGCTTTGATATAAGCTTATTAAACAAAGATGAAAAAGCTCCAAACGCAGTTATGCCATCATTTGGTGCAGAAGACGTCGGTGAAGAATACAATGTAAAACTTGTTCCAGGTGGCTCATACGTACTATCAGCGCTTACTTACTCATACAACAACGCAATGGAGTCTATTGACCATAAAAACGGCGACTACAAAGACTTCACTTCAGAAATCGGCAAAAATAATACTTACATACTTGTAAGACTTGATACATTTGACAGTGAAAAAGCTGCGGAAAAGTACGCAGATTCTATGTTGGTTAATGAAGAATAGAATTTTTATAGCATAAAAATCAAATAAAATAAGGACAAGAAAATTAACTTATCTTAGACTAAAATCACAGATTAGTTATTATCTTGTCCTTTTATTTTATTTATTCCTTTTTCTTATATAATAAATCTTTGCAAAAAACTCAGAGAAAATCATCACATCAAAAACAACCATCGCAACCATACCATATCCCATAAGCGCCTCTGTAATCCAAGTAGTTCCTCTAAGAAGATAAATCCCACCGAAAAACAACACAACACAAATCTTAGTAACAGTAATCGCTATATTATTAGCCTTAAACTCAATCGCTGAATCTACCTTTCTCTGCTCTTCTCTCTCCTTGTCGCTCTCATCAAACATTGAATTAACTATCCCATTCAACCCGAACATAAACATCAAAGATGTCATCATAACAGGATAATAATCAAAATCTCTAGCAAAACACAATACTAGCTGAAGAAGTGCCAAAGAAATAAAAGTAACTCCCCAAACAACAAAATCCTTCTTATTCTTTATCATATAAGTCAACTCCCATAATATATATTTTATTTATGTAAATTATACCACAAACCTATAAATAATCTTTCTTCATTTTTCTCTCAATTTTCTCAAAATATCCAACTTCAAACTAGTATACCCACCTTGTACTAGCGACAGACTTATAAACATAATTAATTATTGGGATAAAAAAAGACTAGTTAAAAACAAGTGTAACTAAAAAGAAGGAATTATATTCAAAATTACGACAATCTGCATGACGCTTTCGTCATTAGCCTCGAACGGAGTTCGAGCTAGACAAAGAAAGCGTCGAAGCCTGGAGTATTTTGAATATATTCCTTCCCTTTTCAAGATTACACTAGGATTAACTAGTCTTTTTTATCCCAACATTAATTATTTTATTTTCTTAGCGATATCTTTGGCGAAGTATGTTATTATCATATCCGCACCAGCTCTTTTTATTGAAGTAACTGCTTCCATTATAGCATCTTCATTTAAAAGACCTTCCTTAACTGCTAACTTAAGCATTGAATACTCACCAGAAACATTGTATGCACAAAGTGGCATATCAAAGTTATCCTTAACTCTTCTTATAACGTCTAAGTAAGAAAGTGCAGGTTTAACCATTATTATATCTGCTCCTTCTTCTATATCTAAAGCACATTCTCTTAAAGCTTCTGTGCTATTTGCTGGATCCATCTGATAAGTTTTTCTATCTCCAAATGATGGAGCTGAGTTTGCAGCATCTCTAAATGGTCCGTAGAAACTTGAAGCATATTTTGCACTGTATGCCATTATTCCTACTGTTTCAAATCCGTTTTCATCAAGTGCATTTCTTAAAGCACCTATTCTTCCGTCCATCATGTCAGAAGGAGCTACCATATCAGCACCTGCTTTTGCGTGGCTAACTGCTATCTTAGCTAAATATTCTAATGTCTGGTCATTATCAACATAACCTTTTTCTGTTAATATTCCACAGTGTCCGTGGCTTGTGTACTGGCACATACAAACATCTGTTATTACGTTCATCTCCGGAGCTACTTCTTTTATTTTTCTAACAGCTCTCTGAACTATTCCGTTATCTGCAAATGCTTCTGAACCACAAGCATCTTTTTCACCTGGTATACCAAACATTATAACGTGTTCTATACCTAATTCCACTATTTCTTTTATTTCAGCTTCTAACATATCTACTGAAAAATGATAAACATCTGGAAGTGAAGGTATTTCTTCTTTTATATTTTCACCTTCAACAACGAATAGTGGGTATATAAGATCGTCTACATCTATTTTAGTTTCTCTTACTAAATTTCTCATTGCTTTGCTTATTCTAAGTCTTCTAGGTCTTTTTAACATATCAATTCCTCCATTTAAACTTTTAACAAATTTCTAACAATCTTTTAAAAATATTTAGAGTTAGAATGTATTACTTAAATTTTACTTTATTTAACACCTGTATTTATTTTAAATGTATTTGGTTAAAAAGTCTAGTCTTTTTTACTTTATATTAAAATTTTTACAAGTTAAAATACAAATAAGTGTTGAAATTTTCATATTTAGAGTTTTAAAATAGAACTATTTTAATTTTTGTGAATTTATTAAACTAAAACTCTCTTGCTAGTATTTCGTCTTTTCTT harbors:
- the hemB gene encoding porphobilinogen synthase; translation: MLKRPRRLRISKAMRNLVRETKIDVDDLIYPLFVVEGENIKEEIPSLPDVYHFSVDMLEAEIKEIVELGIEHVIMFGIPGEKDACGSEAFADNGIVQRAVRKIKEVAPEMNVITDVCMCQYTSHGHCGILTEKGYVDNDQTLEYLAKIAVSHAKAGADMVAPSDMMDGRIGALRNALDENGFETVGIMAYSAKYASSFYGPFRDAANSAPSFGDRKTYQMDPANSTEALRECALDIEEGADIIMVKPALSYLDVIRRVKDNFDMPLCAYNVSGEYSMLKLAVKEGLLNEDAIMEAVTSIKRAGADMIITYFAKDIAKKIK
- a CDS encoding lysophospholipid acyltransferase family protein, translating into MFNYIKFRIMQIFGFISSIPQLNKFRKDPDKYTSDEKFAFLKKLAAKSLKKVKINVNVIGRERIPKEPVLFVINHSSMLDSYILVDSVDRGIGCVIADEPVWRKIPIASKWIELSKCVFINRKNNREGMKAINQAADNIKNNHSMAIFPEGDLTWVKDDNAYISDFRSGALKIAYKAKCPIVPMVIKNSKGTYEGYQPVGKINSKDVEVEFLNPVYKHIENPRYKTVELGEEIRESMIEKMREFDNAKCERAAV
- a CDS encoding TSUP family transporter gives rise to the protein MEITLKTFIIICPFLFLAGLIDAIGGGGGLISLPAYLIAGLPPHTAIATNKMSSTFGTTLATLRFIKNKLVNFKLAVPAVIAAIIGSSIGAHISLLVDDKVMIYVLVLVLPISAFFVLNKKTFHDYGSDEIVLDKRTYVTACVAAFFIGIYDGFYGPGTGTFLIIAFTVFAKMSVKTSNAQAKVINLTTNITALIIFILNGQVMFMIGIVAAICNMIGGYIGAGLVMKNGARIVKPSILFALFLLVLKVTGII
- a CDS encoding Na/Pi cotransporter family protein; translated protein: MQTAITLLGGLGMFLYGMTVMGEGLQKAAGSKLKKIIEMLTSNVVMGVLVGTVVTGIIQSSSATTVMVVGFVNAGIMTLSQAIGVIMGANIGTTVTAQLVSFSLEDIAPIALGIGIIFYMFTSKEKTKQVAEILIGFGLLFTGMEFMKEAVAPLSELQSFRDALLFLSKNPILGILAGFAITGIVQSSSASMGMLIALASQGLVPITAALPILYGDNIGTCVTSLISSLGASRNAKRAAVMHLSFNVIGTLLFMLVLNKPIVAVVQHLDPANTARQIANAHTLFNLINVIILLPFSKYIVKLAERLVPVKEEEIELATANTTKYIDERMFETPSIALGNTVQEVARMGEKAKKAYTYAMEGLRTRDSKAIDKAFTYETTVNTLHKSILNYLLKLSNTNINSDERIKADLLFHVVNDLERISDHAENIAEIDKLAVDGDTKFSDVAKSEIDEIAALLLKNIDSSIEYINTKNHDLYDEIEKTEEEVNMLVKQYRNEHLKRLGDGVCTVDSGILFLDLLTNFERISDHCSNIAEKFNSLK